From the genome of Acidihalobacter aeolianus:
TACGGGTCGAATTGAAGATGCCAGTGTAATGATGAATTTCTTCAAGAAAACGAATCAGCCACTGATGCAGGAATGGTTGGTCGAGTTCGGCAAGAGGATGATGAAGTATCTTCCAGTCGCGCAAATGATGAAGATGGGTTTGAATTTCGTCGCCAAGCCAAAGACCAAATCCTGGGGGCGTACTGGCGAGGTTCTGAAGGCATACGTGCAAGAACAGAAGGAGGCCGCCCATGGGTAAGGTCGCTTATTATCCCGGATGTGCACTTGAGGGGTCCGGCGGACCTTACGACAAGTCCACCCGTGCACTCGTCAAGGCACTGGGTCTGGAGATGGAAAATCTCCGTGATTACAACTGCTGCGGTGCGATGGAAGTAAAAAACATCCATCCGATGCTGCAGACCTATCTGTCTGCCAGAAATATGGCTATTGCCAGTGAGCAGATGGGATTGGATGCGGTGATGGCGCCCTGCAATGGCTGCTATCACAATCTGAAGAAAGCGGAGTACGAGACTGCAACTTCAGAAAAAGCAATGCAGACGGTACAGGACCTTGCCAAGAAGGCCGATGATCCAGTCTACAAGGGTGACGTGCGTACCCTGCATCTGCTCGAGTGGTTGATGGAAGAGCTCGGCACCGAGGGCATCAAGCAGCGCATCAGCAAGAGCCTGAATGGCATCAAGATCGCTAACTATTACGGTTGCATGTATGTGCGGCCGCGTC
Proteins encoded in this window:
- a CDS encoding CoB--CoM heterodisulfide reductase iron-sulfur subunit B family protein; protein product: MGKVAYYPGCALEGSGGPYDKSTRALVKALGLEMENLRDYNCCGAMEVKNIHPMLQTYLSARNMAIASEQMGLDAVMAPCNGCYHNLKKAEYETATSEKAMQTVQDLAKKADDPVYKGDVRTLHLLEWLMEELGTEGIKQRISKSLNGIKIANYYGCMYVRPRQIFPEKDQGPDSESSYKPHFMDDLLGAAGAVNVDFPLKTACCGGAHTLSDSDTSTQLVLNIIQAAEDAGAEVIATECPTCHSGLEMHQIRAETEFGIKSNVKVLYFTQLLGLALGLSPRKLGIHENISDSIGYLKEKGVI